One segment of Labrus mixtus chromosome 10, fLabMix1.1, whole genome shotgun sequence DNA contains the following:
- the slc26a2 gene encoding sulfate transporter — MTLGDDFRATAEDGAESGQMQPLILERVEKDTDKTCKSKVSRRLKKFCSCTPKKAKSKLLGFVPILKWLPHYQLREWILGDIMSGLIVGILLVPQSIAYSLLASQDPIYGLYTSFFASIIYTLLGTSKHISVGIFGVLCLLVGQVVDRELALAGYLTEQTSMSGNVSGILLGGQGNSSVGMECDRSCYAITVAATVTFTAGVYQVLMGILQVGFVSVYLSDSLLSGFATGASLTILTSQFKYLLGLKIPRPQGWFTLFKTWYNIIINLGNTNICDLVTSLVCLLTLIPTKELNDRFKSKLKAPIPFELFVVIIATLASHFGHFNADYGSGVAGDIPTGFLPPKMPMWRLIPNVAVDAFSIAIVGFAITVSLSEMFAKKHGYTVDANQEMYAIGFCNILPSFFRCFTTSAALTKTLVKESTGCQTQVSGLVTSLVLLLVLLVIAPLFYSLQKCVLAVIIVVNLRGALRKFTDVPRMWRINRVDTAIWLTTMATSALVNTELGLLVGVLVSAFCVLGRTQQAQVLELGCASTREHYEDLSSYHGLRTHPGVAVFRYDAPIYYANQTLFKKSLYRCVGLDPVKEKSRRIKFNKKNKQLEEGKGVPNVKSEEKEAADKEDKAEDGATVTLMLNNKSHSLRSLVIDCSSVLFLDTAGVNALKEVRKDYGELGIKVVLAQCNAAVLDDLERGGYYDDKGPDGGENKIIFFTIADAVHHD; from the exons ATGACTCTCGGCGATGACTTCCGCGCAACAGCAGAAGACGGAGCCGAGAGCGGCCAGATGCAGCCTCTCATACTGGAACGAGTGGAGAAAGACACGGACAAAACCTGCAAGTCCAAAGTGTCGCGTCGGCTGAAGAAATTCTGCTCTTGCACACCAAAGAAAGCTAAATCCAAACTACTTGGCTTTGTGCCGATTCTGAAGTGGCTGCCTCACTACCAGCTCAGGGAATGGATTTTGGGAGATATCATGTCAGGTCTTATTGTAGGCATCCTATTGGTCCCGCAATCCATAGCGTACTCCCTGTTGGCCAGTCAGGATCCCATATACGGTCTCTACACGTCCTTTTTCGCCTCCATCATCTACACTCTCTTAGGCACTTCCAAACACATCTCAGTGGGGATCTTTGGGGTGCTCTGCCTGCTCGTAGGTCAGGTTGTTGATAGGGAGTTAGCTTTGGCAGGATACCTCACAGAACAAACTAGCATGAGTGGTAACGTCAGCGGGATCCTGCTGGGTGGTCAGGGGAACAGCAGCGTTGGGATGGAGTGTGACAGAAGCTGCTATGCAATCACAGTGGCCGCTACAGTCACCTTTACTGCTGGAGTTTACCAG GTGCTCATGGGTATTTTACAGGTAGGCTttgtctctgtctatctctcagACTCCCTTCTGAGCGGCTTCGCTACAGGAGCCTCCCTGACCATCCTCACTTCCCAGTTCAAGTACCTCCTGGGTCTAAAGATCCCCAGACCCCAGGGCTGGTTTACTCTGTTTAAGACCTGGTACAACATAATCATCAACCTGGGAAACACCAATATCTGTGATTTGGTGACAAGTCTGGTGTGTTTGCTGACACTGATACCTACCAAGGAGCTCAACGATCGCTTCAAATCCAAGCTAAag GCTCCAATTCCCTTTGAACTCTTTGTTGTGATAATTGCAACACTGGCTTCTCATTTTGGTCACTTCAATGCTGATTATGGATCCGGAGTTGCTGGTGACATCCCGACAGGCTTCCTCCCTCCCAAAATGCCCATGTGGCGTCTGATCCCCAATGTGGCTGTGGACGCCTTCTCCATTGCCATCGTAGGGTTCGCCATCACCGTCTCACTGTCTGAGATGTTTGCCAAGAAGCATGGTTACACTGTTGATGCCAACCAGGAGATGTACGCCATTGGCTTCTGCAACATCCTGCCATCGTTCTTCCGCTGCTTTACCACCAGCGCTGCTCTGACAAAGACCCTGGTGAAGGAGTCAACGGGGTGCCAGACTCAGGTGTCTGGGCTGGTCACCTCCCTCgtcctgctgctggtgctgctggttATCGCCCCGCTCTTCTATTCCCTTCAAAA ATGTGTGTTAGCTGTCATCATCGTGGTTAACCTCCGCGGAGCTTTACGAAAGTTCACGGACGTTCCCCGCATGTGGCGCATCAACCGCGTCGATACAGCAATCTGGTTGACCACCATGGCAACCTCTGCGCTGGTCAACACCGAGCTGGGTCTTCTCGTGGGGGTTTTGGTGTCAGCCTTCTGCGTCCTGGGCCGAACCCAGCAGGCCCAGGTCCTGGAACTCGGCTGTGCTTCAACCAGGGAGCATTACGAGGACCTGTCATCTTACCACGGCCTCCGAACACATCCTGGAGTGGCCGTTTTTAGATATGACGCTCCAATTTATTACGCAAACCAGACACTGTTCAAAAAATCTCTGTACAGGTGTGTCGGGCTTGATCCTGTGAAGGAGAAAAGCCGACGTATTAAgttcaacaagaaaaacaaacagctggaagaGGGCAAAGGAGTCCCAAACGTGAAGTCTGAGGAGAAGGAGGCGGCGGATAAAGAGGATAAGGCTGAAGATGGTGCGACTGTAACGTTGATGCTCAATAATAAGTCACACAGCTTACGCAGCCTGGTGATTGACTGCAGCTCCGTCTTGTTTTTAGACACAGCTGGAGTAAACGCTCTCAAAGAAGTCCGTAAAGATTATGGAGAACTTGGGATCAAAGTTGTGCTGGCTCAGTGTAACGCTGCAGTACTGGACGATCTGGAAAGAGGAGGATACTATGATGATAAAGGTCCTGATGGAGGGGAGAACAAAATCATATTCTTCACTATCGCAGATGCCGTCCACCATGACTAA